GTTTCAGCATCTAAAAGATTAGTATATTTCATTTTAGGAATATTTGTCCAAGCGTGAATTCATTAGAAAAGTTCACTAAActgtcattcattattttttattatttttactgaaagCTACCTAAATGGTAGGCATATAGCAAAATGattattaaagattattaaaaagaaaataaagaaataacacagCAACTTGACTAATCCATGGGTTCTAAGATCAGTGATCAGATCACAGCCCACTAAAActcaataaagaaaaatatttgaataccTCATCAAAACCACAGAAACCTTTGAATACTGGAATATTTTCACAACACATCTGATCTGCTACATTGACAGTCACTCGTGTTTTTTTCTGCTCTTGCTCCCGAATGTCAACAGATTCTTGTAACTGTGCTCAGCTTTGGATCTCAAGGCCACTAGGTGGAGTCAGTGGCTTTAATCGGGGCTCATAGAGAGCTGAGAGAATTTATGGGTTCTCCACTGCATCTCTCCAGCCCTTGTAAAAGATCAACATGTTTAATGTCCATGAGTGTATCCCAGAGGGAGCAGGCGAGTCCATGGCTGGGCAGCGCTGCTTACAGGATGGCACAGAAGAACTTCTTCTCCCTGAAGGGGTTCTCGGACGCAGGCACGGGGGATAGCAGGGGGTCCTCTTTAGCGTGGGCTTCGCAGTACGATGTCAGATCTGCTGCTGCTTTGGAGACCTGATGTTGATTCATGAAATCACAAACAGTCACTAAACAATGCTCATTCATTTTCACTCCTAACCAAGTTAACATGTTTCAACTGGATGAAATGGTGCTGTGTTGATACCCTTCTTACCTTTATCCTGTCAATATTGGCCTCCATCTTGAGCTGCTCCACCAGTTTGCGAGCCTGAGCAATGCTAGCTGTGTTGTTGGTGGCCATGAGGCTGCTGCACTGTAACACACATGGAAGAAACACATTCCTCAAATTTGACATGACACATATGGATAAAagattaagaaatgtaaaaattgataCAGAGGAGCTGTGTTTAGTTATGTGCCAGTGTGAATTCACTTTCAACAATTTGATATGAGAAAAATAGTTGTAACGCTCTCTAATGCAAGGTTTTTCCAACTGGGGTTTAGGACCCCCAGTGGGCCTCAAGAGGCCTACACAGACAACATTGTTTTGGATGTCACTTCTGTAAACTTGTTCTTGGGGTCTGTAtgtaaaaaaactattaattaattaaatagaataaatCAAATCAGGTTAAAATGGGCAATTTTACATTCtgatttcaaaatcataaaatttaTACTATACTATTAGAAAAATTgggatgagaaaataaaaaactttgatcaaaaatgacagttaaatatatcatttataacatttataatgttgcaaaacatttacatttttaaacaactgaCTTAAATTTGTAGAAGATTACAATAATTTCTTAAATAGGTACATTTTTATGCATACaaataaaaaggttattttagattgaaataatatttcacaatataataataataataatataaaattactgttactgtatttttttatttaataaattgattttaaaaaattaactCAATCTTCTGAACACTAgtgcatttttaatattcatacatATAGAGTGATCAACAAATTTATTAGACCACCACCCAAAAAAAGGTTTTGTGCCACAGCTGCCATAAACTAACAGTATTGgtgattatcaaaataattgtttatgttTCTGCAATGGTTAATCTACCAAGAGTGTAAGGTAAGAGTGTAAGCTCTCTAGTCACAATAGTATTCGTAACGCTAAAATCGAATTACTGTTGTTATCCGTTATTTCTTACATTTACCTGTTTTACAGGGGAAGGaagaaaaatttgtatttttttttttcaggtgcccaatcacagtaataaattaagcACTAATAAATGTGCATTAAGGAATCGGTCAAAAGTATGTGCATAAAGCTAAAAAAATCGGTCAagtatctaataaaaaaaaatgtagtatcTATGTTCACGTGGCTCTGCCATATGGGTATTGATGGCAACTGTGACACACCTGTCATGACTGTGAGCTCAAAGGTCTGTGGTGTATCAGAGTTTTTAATCTCAGCCGGCTCTCCTGCAGCGAGGTTAAATACAAAGGCCTGCTGCTGAGAGCAAACAGCAGGGATCGCTAGACTATCAGCTGTCAGACTGACCTCATTCTAGGTTAACCACTGTAGATAATGAGCCCGAACCCCGGCTCAACGAAAGACAGCAGAAACTTCCTGTCCTTAAACAACGTCCAGCATTATTTACTCCACATATTTACTCCTCTATTGCTACTACACAAGACACACCTTGCCTTGAGTGTTTTATAATGTGAATCTAATTCAATATTCAAGGTTTAGTCCTTAATGAAATTGAAAATG
The Carassius auratus strain Wakin chromosome 38, ASM336829v1, whole genome shotgun sequence genome window above contains:
- the gng2 gene encoding guanine nucleotide-binding protein G(I)/G(S)/G(O) subunit gamma-2 isoform X3, whose amino-acid sequence is MATNNTASIAQARKLVEQLKMEANIDRIKVSKAAADLTSYCEAHAKEDPLLSPVPASENPFREKKFFCAIL
- the gng2 gene encoding guanine nucleotide-binding protein G(I)/G(S)/G(O) subunit gamma-2 isoform X2, with translation MCATVTYSSCVIEDYKHIEKCSSLMATNNTASIAQARKLVEQLKMEANIDRIKVSKAAADLTSYCEAHAKEDPLLSPVPASENPFREKKFFCAIL